Proteins from one Streptomyces genisteinicus genomic window:
- a CDS encoding HAMP domain-containing sensor histidine kinase produces MSLFWRIFALNALVLGGATALLLWAPVTVSVPVLLTETVILLGGLGVMLVANAALLRIGLAPLDRLTRQMTTVDLLRPGGRLPVPGHGGVGELIAGFNDMVERLEAERAASSARALDAQESERRRIAQELHDEVGQSMTAVLLTLKRAADHSGGPVREDVRLAQETTRASLDEVRRLARRMRPGVLEDLGLVSALTALASEFATHTGLRVRRRFDSGLPALDRMSELVVYRVAQESLTNVARHAEARHVTVELSGTAGSVTLTVSDDGRGVGLARDGAGIRGMRERALLLGAAFEIRPLPGGGSAVRLTVPVPAAPVASVPAAHASAPAAPAAHASAPAAPVAPAAPAAPEEGLP; encoded by the coding sequence GTGTCCCTGTTCTGGCGGATTTTCGCGCTCAACGCCCTGGTGCTCGGAGGTGCCACGGCGCTGCTGCTGTGGGCGCCGGTGACGGTCTCCGTGCCCGTACTGCTCACCGAGACGGTGATCCTTCTCGGCGGGCTCGGCGTCATGCTCGTCGCCAACGCGGCACTGCTGCGCATCGGCCTGGCGCCGCTGGACCGGCTGACCCGGCAGATGACCACCGTCGACCTGCTCCGCCCCGGCGGGCGGCTGCCCGTGCCGGGCCACGGCGGGGTGGGCGAACTGATCGCCGGCTTCAACGACATGGTCGAGCGGCTGGAGGCCGAACGTGCCGCCAGCAGCGCCCGCGCCCTGGACGCCCAGGAGTCCGAGCGGCGCCGGATCGCGCAGGAACTGCACGACGAGGTCGGCCAGAGCATGACCGCGGTCCTGCTGACGCTGAAGCGGGCGGCCGACCACTCCGGGGGGCCGGTGCGCGAGGACGTGCGCCTCGCCCAGGAGACCACGCGTGCCAGCCTCGACGAGGTCCGCCGGCTCGCCCGCCGGATGCGGCCCGGCGTCCTGGAGGACCTCGGGCTGGTCAGCGCGCTGACCGCGCTCGCCTCGGAGTTCGCCACCCACACCGGGCTGCGTGTCCGGCGCCGCTTCGACAGCGGCCTGCCCGCCCTCGACCGGATGAGCGAGCTCGTGGTGTACCGCGTCGCGCAGGAGAGCCTGACCAACGTCGCCCGGCACGCCGAGGCGCGGCACGTGACCGTCGAACTGAGCGGTACGGCCGGGTCGGTGACGCTGACCGTCAGCGACGACGGGCGGGGCGTGGGGCTGGCACGGGACGGCGCCGGCATCCGCGGGATGCGCGAGCGCGCGCTGCTGCTGGGCGCCGCCTTCGAGATCCGCCCCCTGCCGGGCGGCGGCTCCGCGGTGCGGCTCACGGTGCCGGTGCCGGCGGCGCCGGTGGCTTCGGTTCCGGCGGCGCACGCCTCGGCCCCGGCCGCTCCCGCGGCGCACGCCTCGGCCCCGGCCGCTCCCGTGGCTCCCGCCGCCCCCGCCGCTCCCGAGGAAGGGCTGCCATGA
- a CDS encoding tetratricopeptide repeat-containing serine protease family protein, with protein sequence MEFDRRVQIFLVARRPDQDRETIEFGSGYLIAPRLVLTAAHILGDASGPWPGTLVVSRPRPAPVTALAVADDASPQPLNRRYPATVRWYRRTPLVDAALIELDEGNGWPTPESLEDTGTRPPQRWGRLIGPLPQPVTVLGFPRMQEDGSTRQRLDEQLVGEIVPGNGSLVHRYEISSTAPVPGGGDREGTGRSGISGTAPVPGGDPDGERKGTVWSGISGAAVHAGNLLCGVVRTDRNATGGGIRLTATPSALLLADDGFRAVVAEHSSGWEPALEPVEPTALLAPAAPLRTLRSPAALLRADAEAVAFHGRAAELDMLRTWCEKGPSKLSVQVITGPGGQGKTRLARRLTQVLADSGWVTGHVRAGLVDPPGPLDFSSLRTDLPLVLVVDYAETRPRVVRELVRHFLEADNHRVRLLLLARADGSWRKPAADTEYETGSVLDSAPVMKLAALLPDGEAAESRAAAFTRAARDLSVLLPSVPGFPEYDWGRVAAELRPADGLSDSRYDNVLTLHMTALVGLLQNGPAPVETAAGTSVERTLVLHESKFWEATSDSREFRLGLSERTLGRAAAVAALCGAADQDEAIRVLGSLPDVEAGKAARIAEWFAWLYPPAQGHYWGALQPDRIAEHHADEAVTSGGLALPGVLAAASPAQQARSVTTLARAVVAHNNARRTADGERILAVLGAALDTVTIHTEALRSAVAALPGPSRAVPGLALRLTQDLVDRYQRSTARPAEAVDPEQLASDAAALAGALSDLGVLLGEAGRPQEALSANRRAVDLYEGIASNTTYAPYLGSSLNRLSNRLAEAGDYTGAVKPAERAVTIHERLTATDRTAFEPGLLTALTTLGNRYAQTGRYAEGLAAVDRAVRIGTRLADADPGTHSPSLARALLNLGAWLAQRGLSAEGLDAGERAVDVYRRLAMANPAGYEAELAVALTNFGNHLAKAGRQDEALAAAEEAVRISRRLAAIDPAAYEPGLALALHNLASRLDTAGRGAEALTAAEEAAKIHRRLAESNPAVYGPRLAVTLTNLGAWLHRAGRAAEALAAAEEAVKILRTLARLSPEVHGPHLAASLTNLAAWLREAGRGAEALARATEAVAVQRRLQKKDPAAHLPHLAQSLYLQALTLAGQGDLPAALSATGESVEAHRGMREGAVAMDGLHRVLTLQADLLNALGRTGEAETIRRWLAENPVRPPR encoded by the coding sequence ATGGAGTTCGACAGGCGTGTACAGATCTTCCTGGTCGCACGGCGTCCGGACCAGGACAGGGAAACGATCGAGTTCGGTTCCGGGTATCTGATAGCACCGCGGCTCGTGCTGACGGCCGCTCATATTCTCGGCGACGCGTCCGGTCCCTGGCCCGGGACCCTGGTGGTGTCGCGGCCCCGGCCCGCGCCCGTGACCGCCCTCGCGGTCGCCGACGACGCGTCTCCGCAACCCCTGAACAGGCGCTATCCGGCCACGGTCCGCTGGTACCGCAGGACACCCCTGGTCGACGCGGCGCTGATCGAGCTCGACGAGGGCAACGGCTGGCCGACGCCGGAGTCCCTGGAGGACACCGGCACCCGACCTCCCCAGCGGTGGGGCCGGCTCATCGGGCCCCTTCCGCAGCCGGTCACCGTACTGGGCTTCCCCCGGATGCAGGAGGACGGCTCGACCCGACAACGCCTCGACGAACAGCTCGTCGGGGAGATCGTCCCGGGCAACGGCTCCCTCGTGCACCGTTACGAGATCTCCAGCACCGCTCCCGTGCCGGGCGGCGGCGACCGGGAGGGCACCGGACGGTCGGGGATCTCCGGCACCGCTCCCGTGCCGGGCGGCGACCCCGACGGCGAACGGAAGGGCACCGTATGGTCGGGCATCTCCGGCGCCGCGGTGCACGCGGGGAACCTGCTGTGCGGTGTGGTCCGCACGGACCGCAACGCCACCGGCGGCGGCATCCGGCTCACTGCCACGCCCAGTGCCCTGCTCCTGGCCGACGACGGGTTCCGTGCGGTCGTCGCCGAACACTCCTCCGGCTGGGAACCCGCTCTTGAACCCGTGGAACCCACCGCCCTCCTCGCGCCGGCGGCTCCCCTGCGGACGCTGCGCTCACCGGCCGCGCTGCTGCGCGCCGACGCCGAGGCCGTCGCCTTCCACGGTCGCGCCGCCGAACTCGACATGCTGCGCACATGGTGCGAGAAGGGGCCCTCGAAACTCTCCGTCCAGGTGATCACGGGCCCCGGCGGGCAGGGCAAGACACGGCTCGCCCGCCGGCTCACCCAGGTCCTCGCGGACAGCGGCTGGGTCACCGGACACGTGCGCGCGGGTCTCGTCGACCCGCCGGGGCCGCTCGATTTCAGCAGCCTGCGGACGGACCTGCCGCTCGTCCTCGTCGTCGACTACGCGGAGACCAGGCCCCGGGTCGTCCGTGAACTCGTCCGGCACTTCCTGGAAGCCGACAACCACCGGGTGCGCTTGCTGCTGCTCGCCCGGGCGGACGGCTCGTGGCGCAAGCCCGCGGCGGACACCGAGTACGAGACCGGCAGCGTCCTCGACTCCGCCCCCGTCATGAAACTCGCCGCCCTCCTCCCGGACGGCGAAGCCGCCGAGAGCCGTGCCGCCGCCTTCACCCGCGCGGCCCGGGACCTCAGCGTCCTGCTCCCGAGCGTTCCCGGATTCCCGGAGTACGACTGGGGCCGGGTTGCCGCGGAGCTAAGACCGGCCGACGGCCTGAGCGACAGCCGCTACGACAACGTCCTCACCCTGCACATGACCGCGCTCGTCGGACTCCTGCAGAACGGCCCCGCACCGGTCGAGACCGCCGCCGGCACGTCGGTGGAGAGGACGCTGGTCCTGCACGAGAGCAAGTTCTGGGAGGCCACATCGGACAGCAGGGAGTTCAGGCTCGGGCTCTCGGAGCGGACCCTGGGACGGGCCGCCGCCGTCGCCGCGCTGTGCGGGGCCGCGGACCAGGACGAGGCGATCCGCGTCCTCGGCAGCCTCCCGGACGTCGAGGCCGGGAAGGCGGCCCGCATCGCGGAGTGGTTCGCCTGGCTGTATCCACCGGCCCAGGGCCACTACTGGGGCGCGCTGCAACCGGACAGGATCGCCGAGCACCACGCGGACGAGGCCGTCACGTCGGGAGGCCTCGCGCTGCCCGGCGTCCTGGCCGCGGCGTCCCCCGCGCAGCAGGCGCGCTCCGTCACCACCCTGGCCCGCGCGGTCGTCGCCCACAACAACGCGCGCCGCACCGCGGACGGTGAGCGGATCCTCGCCGTCCTGGGCGCGGCTCTCGACACGGTCACGATCCACACCGAGGCCCTGCGGAGCGCGGTCGCCGCGCTGCCCGGTCCCTCCCGGGCCGTCCCCGGCCTCGCCCTGCGGCTCACCCAGGACCTGGTGGACCGTTACCAGCGTTCCACGGCCCGGCCTGCGGAGGCCGTGGATCCGGAGCAGTTGGCCTCCGACGCGGCGGCGCTGGCCGGCGCCCTGTCCGACCTGGGTGTCCTGCTCGGCGAGGCGGGACGCCCGCAGGAGGCGCTGAGCGCGAACCGGCGGGCGGTGGACCTCTACGAGGGCATCGCGTCGAACACGACCTACGCCCCCTATCTGGGCAGTTCGCTCAACAGGCTCAGCAATCGTCTGGCGGAAGCAGGCGACTACACCGGCGCCGTGAAACCGGCGGAGAGAGCCGTGACGATTCACGAGCGCCTGACCGCCACCGACCGGACGGCGTTCGAGCCCGGCCTGCTGACGGCGCTGACCACTCTCGGCAACAGGTACGCGCAGACCGGACGGTACGCGGAGGGCCTGGCTGCGGTCGACCGGGCCGTGCGGATCGGAACGCGCCTCGCGGACGCGGATCCGGGCACCCACAGCCCCAGCCTCGCCAGAGCGCTCCTCAACCTCGGCGCCTGGCTGGCGCAGAGGGGGCTCTCGGCCGAGGGCCTGGACGCGGGAGAGCGGGCCGTCGATGTGTACCGTCGCCTCGCCATGGCGAACCCGGCCGGATACGAAGCGGAACTGGCGGTCGCGCTGACCAACTTCGGCAACCACCTGGCGAAGGCAGGGCGCCAGGACGAAGCCCTGGCCGCCGCCGAGGAAGCGGTGCGGATCTCGCGTCGCCTCGCCGCCATCGACCCGGCGGCGTACGAACCCGGACTCGCCCTGGCCCTGCACAACCTGGCCAGCCGGCTGGACACGGCAGGACGCGGCGCCGAGGCGTTGACCGCCGCGGAAGAGGCGGCGAAGATCCACCGGCGTCTGGCGGAGTCGAACCCGGCGGTGTACGGACCGCGCCTGGCCGTGACGCTGACCAACCTGGGGGCCTGGCTGCACCGGGCGGGGCGTGCCGCCGAGGCGCTGGCCGCCGCGGAAGAGGCAGTAAAGATCCTCCGGACCCTCGCCCGGCTGAGCCCGGAGGTCCACGGGCCGCACCTGGCCGCGTCGCTGACCAACCTGGCTGCCTGGCTGCGCGAAGCCGGGCGTGGAGCGGAGGCACTGGCCCGCGCGACGGAGGCCGTGGCCGTCCAGCGTCGTCTGCAGAAGAAGGACCCGGCCGCACACCTGCCTCACCTCGCGCAGAGTCTCTACCTACAGGCGCTGACGCTGGCCGGGCAGGGGGACCTGCCGGCGGCCCTGAGTGCCACGGGGGAATCCGTCGAGGCCCACCGCGGGATGAGAGAGGGGGCGGTCGCCATGGACGGCCTGCACAGGGTCCTGACCCTGCAGGCGGACCTGCTGAACGCTCTGGGGCGGACGGGAGAGGCGGAGACGATCCGCCGCTGGCTCGCGGAGAACCCCGTACGGCCGCCGCGGTGA
- a CDS encoding S1 family peptidase: MIDSRILAAGRAVEIYRPRETGGYATGTGFLLDGGLVLTAGHVAGPAGGRVLVRLPSRDDRWTTVLWHRHDEPRGTGVDAALLRFDAGAAPGPPGGLPALGWGRLAGTRGTRAVEAVGFPAGMNLLTDGTLTFRDSAHITGEITPGSRLKAGRYEITVHTPVPPAQTPPPSAIRATGARLRPTTRWSGMSGSGVVCEGLLVGLVSVDPGDPAGGALTAVPVESVLADPDVVGLLGRVRPRSVELTPVLLSPPVPPGSPAGLLRAEVSPVGCHGRDGVLTALTDWCREPPDFSLRLLAAPGGQGKTRLARELVERMTDRGWAAGFLDDQCPDDRLDLLATLSDPLLLVLDYAETRSGQLRACLRALRPGTGGAAPVRLLLLARGAGEWWRHARVTTRALRELPPEAVMHLGPLAQDPRSRAEAFRRAAVALAPALAALTGVPDREASQPPPAPPHLAGSRYSSALALTMAALTSLLERAGPTPKRTAPAAREEDILLLHEEHYWTRTATANGIGHLHPATLRQLVAAATLHRAATPTEARALLARLDCMTGETGNTRLAAAVWVHELYGGQDTYWTGLSPDPLAAHQVGSTLRDFPELLSEIAARTPAEQSVHLLRTLCRAGEPFPELRERIVAAVAARPRPLAFAAMDLLVQEPGDTLTTALDAVLMNTAATTGPDAPSPDAALPGDLLSAVPRYTEVLARPALVMARQNVAGLRTAADTAPGSLAGALLALAYRLSATGRHQEAVEAAEEAVRLRAEDAAPAELIDLLLGYGARLADVGRFDDAARTGDRLLALAGEGAGSEDHATAGTEEAARLAKILHHHARWCHRADRIADALRAGARSVAIRRHLAARDPDRPAEELAGSLLSYAVYLQAAGAPEKAIEPLGEAVDTLRELAERSPDGHLTGLGRALHDQGRLYAALRAPDLALACAQEAAAIHRRLVGDGTSAPRMSDLAHVLVGLAARLTGVGRTASAVDATAEAVALRRTLAADGAAAATGRLAVALTDHAVLLRQSGRPADSEEATEEAMRLLGQACSAGWNPPGRDSAHILLARGLAVAARDPVAARGMLRRAAQDAAACGATPLAERCAAALSELGTDGPVNSRSQVT; the protein is encoded by the coding sequence GTGATCGATTCCCGGATCCTGGCCGCCGGCCGGGCGGTCGAGATCTACCGTCCCCGGGAGACCGGCGGATACGCCACGGGGACCGGCTTCCTGCTGGACGGCGGACTCGTCCTGACCGCCGGTCATGTCGCCGGTCCCGCGGGCGGCAGGGTGCTCGTACGGCTGCCCTCCCGGGACGACCGATGGACCACCGTCCTGTGGCACCGGCACGACGAGCCGCGCGGGACCGGCGTCGACGCGGCACTGCTCCGCTTCGACGCCGGCGCGGCCCCGGGACCGCCGGGCGGTCTGCCGGCGCTCGGCTGGGGGCGGCTCGCCGGCACCCGCGGCACCCGTGCCGTCGAGGCGGTGGGCTTCCCGGCCGGGATGAACCTGCTGACCGACGGCACGCTCACCTTCCGCGACAGCGCCCACATCACCGGGGAGATCACCCCGGGGAGCCGTCTGAAGGCCGGCCGCTACGAGATCACGGTCCACACCCCGGTCCCGCCCGCACAGACCCCGCCGCCGTCCGCGATTCGGGCCACTGGCGCGCGCCTGCGCCCGACGACCCGATGGAGCGGGATGTCCGGATCGGGTGTGGTGTGCGAGGGGCTGCTGGTCGGCCTGGTCAGCGTCGATCCGGGAGATCCGGCCGGGGGCGCGCTCACCGCCGTCCCCGTCGAGTCGGTCCTCGCCGACCCGGACGTGGTAGGGCTCCTCGGACGCGTACGCCCCCGCAGCGTCGAACTCACCCCCGTGCTGCTCTCCCCGCCCGTGCCACCCGGATCCCCCGCGGGGCTGCTGCGCGCCGAGGTGAGCCCGGTCGGCTGCCACGGCCGGGACGGCGTGCTGACCGCCCTCACCGACTGGTGCCGGGAACCACCGGACTTCTCCCTGCGGTTACTGGCCGCGCCCGGCGGCCAGGGCAAGACCCGGCTGGCCCGCGAACTCGTGGAACGGATGACGGATCGCGGCTGGGCGGCCGGCTTCCTGGACGACCAGTGCCCCGACGACCGCCTCGACCTGCTCGCCACCCTGTCGGACCCCCTGCTGCTGGTACTGGACTACGCCGAGACCCGCTCCGGACAGTTGCGCGCCTGCCTGCGGGCCCTGCGCCCGGGAACTGGCGGTGCGGCCCCCGTCCGTCTGCTGCTGCTCGCACGCGGCGCGGGCGAGTGGTGGCGGCACGCCCGGGTCACCACGCGGGCGCTGCGCGAGCTTCCACCGGAGGCGGTGATGCACCTGGGGCCGCTGGCTCAGGACCCGCGCAGCCGGGCCGAGGCGTTCCGGCGCGCGGCCGTCGCGCTGGCACCCGCGCTCGCGGCCCTCACCGGAGTGCCGGACAGGGAGGCGAGCCAACCGCCACCGGCCCCGCCGCACCTTGCCGGTTCCCGCTACTCGAGTGCGCTCGCCCTCACCATGGCCGCACTGACCAGCCTGCTGGAACGCGCCGGCCCCACCCCGAAGCGCACCGCCCCCGCGGCCCGCGAGGAAGACATCCTGCTCCTGCACGAGGAGCACTACTGGACCCGGACCGCGACCGCCAACGGCATCGGCCATCTCCACCCCGCCACCCTCCGCCAACTCGTCGCCGCCGCCACCCTGCACCGGGCGGCCACACCGACCGAGGCCAGGGCTCTTCTGGCCCGCCTCGACTGCATGACCGGCGAGACCGGGAACACCCGGCTCGCCGCCGCCGTATGGGTCCACGAGCTGTACGGCGGACAGGACACCTACTGGACGGGCCTGTCCCCGGACCCGCTGGCTGCCCACCAAGTGGGTTCCACGCTGCGGGACTTCCCCGAACTCCTCTCCGAGATCGCCGCACGGACCCCCGCGGAACAGTCCGTCCACCTGCTGCGGACGCTGTGCCGGGCGGGCGAGCCGTTCCCGGAACTGCGGGAGCGGATCGTCGCCGCCGTGGCCGCCCGCCCGCGCCCGCTCGCCTTCGCCGCCATGGATCTGCTGGTCCAGGAACCCGGCGACACCCTCACCACCGCCCTCGACGCGGTCCTGATGAACACAGCGGCGACCACAGGACCGGACGCCCCCTCCCCGGACGCGGCACTCCCCGGCGACCTGCTCTCCGCCGTACCGCGATACACGGAGGTCCTCGCCCGCCCGGCCCTGGTCATGGCCCGGCAGAACGTCGCCGGGCTGCGGACCGCGGCAGACACCGCGCCGGGGTCACTGGCCGGGGCACTGCTCGCCCTCGCCTACCGGCTGTCCGCGACCGGGCGCCACCAAGAAGCCGTCGAGGCCGCGGAGGAGGCGGTGCGGCTGCGGGCCGAGGACGCGGCTCCCGCCGAGCTGATCGACCTGCTCCTCGGCTACGGCGCCCGGCTCGCCGACGTGGGACGGTTCGACGACGCCGCACGGACCGGGGACCGCCTGCTGGCCCTGGCCGGGGAGGGCGCCGGATCCGAGGACCATGCCACGGCCGGCACCGAGGAGGCGGCGCGGCTGGCCAAGATCCTTCACCATCACGCCCGTTGGTGCCACCGGGCCGACCGCATCGCCGACGCGCTGCGCGCGGGCGCCCGCAGCGTGGCCATCCGCCGGCATCTCGCGGCCCGTGACCCGGACCGCCCTGCCGAGGAACTGGCGGGCTCGCTGCTGAGTTACGCGGTGTACCTCCAGGCCGCGGGCGCCCCGGAGAAGGCCATCGAGCCGCTGGGCGAGGCCGTCGACACGTTGCGGGAGCTTGCCGAGAGGTCGCCGGACGGTCATCTGACCGGGCTGGGCAGGGCCCTGCACGACCAGGGCCGCCTCTACGCCGCGCTGCGCGCGCCCGATCTGGCGCTGGCCTGTGCGCAGGAAGCGGCGGCCATCCACCGCAGACTGGTCGGAGACGGCACGTCGGCACCCCGGATGTCCGACCTGGCCCATGTACTCGTGGGCCTGGCCGCCCGGTTGACCGGTGTCGGCCGTACCGCGTCCGCCGTCGACGCGACGGCCGAAGCCGTCGCCCTGCGCCGTACCCTCGCGGCGGACGGCGCGGCAGCCGCCACCGGACGACTCGCGGTCGCGCTCACCGACCACGCCGTACTGCTGCGGCAGTCCGGCCGGCCGGCGGACTCCGAGGAGGCCACGGAGGAGGCCATGCGCCTTCTCGGTCAGGCGTGTTCGGCCGGGTGGAACCCGCCCGGACGCGACAGCGCGCACATCCTGCTGGCCCGGGGCCTGGCCGTCGCGGCCCGTGATCCGGTGGCCGCCCGTGGGATGCTGCGCCGCGCGGCGCAGGACGCGGCAGCCTGCGGTGCGACCCCGCTGGCCGAGCGCTGCGCGGCGGCGCTGAGCGAGCTGGGCACCGACGGTCCCGTAAACTCCCGCTCACAGGTCACGTGA
- a CDS encoding TraR/DksA family transcriptional regulator — MSPDAIRSASRPRGATEQEVRQRLDHERASRLTQLEAITEERNEAPRELMLSQRAAIHRVLTEIEAAFARLERGTYGRCEGCAGPVPEERLEILPYARCCVACQRRAV; from the coding sequence ATGTCGCCCGACGCGATTCGCTCCGCCTCCCGTCCCCGCGGTGCCACGGAACAGGAGGTCCGGCAGCGCCTGGACCACGAGCGGGCCTCCCGCCTCACCCAGCTCGAGGCGATCACGGAGGAGCGGAACGAGGCTCCGCGCGAGCTGATGCTCTCCCAGCGGGCGGCGATCCACCGGGTCCTGACCGAGATCGAGGCGGCCTTCGCCCGCCTGGAGCGCGGTACGTACGGACGCTGCGAGGGCTGTGCCGGGCCGGTCCCCGAGGAGCGGCTGGAGATCCTCCCGTACGCCCGGTGCTGCGTCGCCTGCCAGCGCCGGGCCGTGTGA
- a CDS encoding rod shape-determining protein codes for MSRTAAGADAGRRHPRWPACGLCPRFAIGLGSSRTRIWTPGRGVVLDVPTVTFPGAGGIHPVQRGAIVDTAGVGRMLDRLLGRRVSGLGRPLIVLGTPVLGGPGFRGAALEALEVLRPRTVLTVPTARAIALGAGADMSRPLVVVDVGAQVTEVALLADGAVADAYRTALGTADVDDAMPADDLAAAVAAMVADMRGADRTPQTRSALRRGVLLAGGGALRRDIACALTSGLRVPVRPVPAPHTAALRGAGQVLAAAHRHPASAVRAGRPGDD; via the coding sequence GTGAGCCGCACCGCCGCGGGGGCGGACGCGGGACGGCGCCACCCGCGGTGGCCGGCCTGCGGGCTCTGCCCGCGGTTCGCCATCGGCCTCGGCAGCTCCCGCACCCGCATCTGGACGCCCGGCCGGGGTGTCGTCCTCGACGTGCCGACCGTGACGTTCCCGGGCGCCGGCGGAATCCATCCCGTCCAGCGCGGCGCCATCGTGGACACGGCCGGTGTCGGACGGATGTTGGACCGCCTGCTGGGCCGCCGCGTCTCGGGCCTCGGCCGCCCGCTGATCGTCCTCGGCACCCCTGTGCTCGGCGGGCCCGGGTTCCGCGGGGCGGCGCTGGAGGCCCTGGAGGTGCTGCGCCCCCGCACGGTGCTCACCGTGCCCACCGCCCGGGCGATCGCCCTCGGCGCGGGAGCGGACATGAGCCGGCCACTGGTGGTCGTGGACGTCGGGGCGCAGGTGACCGAGGTCGCCCTGCTCGCCGACGGAGCCGTGGCCGACGCGTACCGGACCGCGCTCGGGACCGCCGACGTCGACGACGCCATGCCGGCGGACGACCTGGCGGCGGCGGTGGCCGCCATGGTCGCGGACATGCGGGGCGCGGACCGCACCCCGCAGACCCGGAGCGCGCTGCGCCGGGGGGTGCTGCTGGCGGGCGGCGGTGCGCTGCGCCGGGACATCGCGTGCGCGCTGACGAGCGGACTGCGGGTGCCCGTACGCCCGGTGCCCGCGCCGCACACCGCCGCGCTGCGCGGTGCGGGCCAGGTGCTCGCCGCCGCGCACCGTCATCCGGCCTCCGCCGTCCGGGCGGGCCGCCCCGGCGACGACTGA
- a CDS encoding trypco2 family protein, whose amino-acid sequence MTEHGGSGAAVELAQAIESLRTQLESARRLAPPGSLRFEVGPVELEFQVELVSGAEANAGAKFYVLSAGGRRSVENRTTHSVRLTLTPQDPAGGPLEVSASTDQLPGQ is encoded by the coding sequence ATGACCGAGCACGGTGGCAGCGGGGCGGCAGTCGAACTGGCCCAGGCGATCGAATCGTTGCGGACCCAGCTGGAGTCCGCCCGGCGTCTCGCACCACCCGGGAGCCTGCGTTTCGAGGTCGGTCCCGTCGAGCTGGAGTTCCAAGTGGAGCTGGTCAGCGGTGCCGAGGCGAACGCGGGCGCCAAGTTCTATGTGCTGTCCGCCGGTGGCCGTCGGTCAGTGGAGAACCGCACCACACACTCCGTACGGCTCACCCTGACCCCCCAGGACCCGGCGGGAGGCCCGCTGGAGGTCTCCGCCAGTACGGATCAGCTGCCCGGGCAGTGA
- a CDS encoding glyoxalase, with translation MNIETVTLEVADPTAAARFYSAFGLGGRIALRESDAPTTGFRGFSLSVTVSRPADVDAFTGAALDAGATVLKPAAKSFWGYGGVLRAPDGTIWKIATSARKDAGPATGEIDRLVLLLGASDVLASKRFYVGRGLTVAKSFGRKYVEFASDPGPVQLALYGRRALAKDVGVPEEGTGSHRIVLGGDGAFTDPDGFAWEAAALTTTP, from the coding sequence ATGAACATCGAAACCGTCACCCTCGAGGTGGCCGACCCCACGGCTGCCGCCCGCTTCTACTCCGCCTTCGGTCTGGGCGGCCGTATCGCCCTGCGGGAGTCGGACGCGCCGACGACCGGATTCCGCGGCTTCTCGCTGTCCGTCACGGTCTCCCGGCCGGCGGACGTGGACGCGTTCACCGGTGCCGCCCTGGACGCCGGGGCCACCGTCCTGAAGCCGGCCGCCAAGTCGTTCTGGGGCTACGGCGGCGTCCTGAGGGCGCCGGACGGGACGATCTGGAAGATCGCCACCTCCGCCCGGAAGGACGCCGGCCCGGCCACCGGGGAGATCGACCGGCTGGTGCTCCTGCTCGGTGCCTCGGACGTCCTCGCGAGCAAGCGGTTCTACGTCGGACGCGGACTCACCGTGGCGAAGAGCTTCGGCCGCAAGTACGTGGAGTTCGCCTCGGATCCGGGCCCCGTGCAGCTCGCCCTGTACGGGCGCCGTGCCCTGGCCAAGGACGTCGGCGTGCCCGAGGAGGGCACGGGGTCCCACCGGATCGTCCTCGGGGGCGACGGTGCCTTCACCGACCCGGACGGGTTCGCCTGGGAGGCCGCCGCCCTGACCACCACGCCCTGA
- a CDS encoding Rv1733c family protein has translation MHDPVPRAQPPPVRPLPPWLCRWRRNPLRRRSDLVRAWIALAAVTAVLGAVPVAAVAVGRAAHGSLSAAADARAASLHLVTAVVERDAPRHPEPGSDEADLARYPAPVRWTGPDGRVHRGETEVPAGVSAGTTVALWCDDRGRAVRAPMSPEEVRNRSVGWAAVAGVSVAVAGAVVYAVVGRFLDRRRLAEWDAAWAAAAPRWSASA, from the coding sequence ATGCACGATCCGGTCCCCCGCGCCCAGCCTCCGCCCGTCCGGCCGCTGCCGCCCTGGCTGTGCCGCTGGCGCCGCAACCCGCTGCGCCGCCGGTCCGACCTCGTGCGGGCGTGGATCGCGCTCGCCGCGGTCACCGCCGTCCTGGGCGCCGTCCCCGTGGCCGCCGTGGCCGTGGGCCGCGCGGCCCACGGCTCGCTCTCCGCCGCCGCCGACGCCCGCGCGGCGTCGCTGCACCTGGTCACCGCGGTGGTGGAACGTGACGCGCCGCGGCACCCCGAACCCGGCTCGGACGAGGCGGACCTGGCCCGGTATCCGGCGCCGGTCCGCTGGACCGGCCCGGACGGGCGGGTGCACCGCGGCGAGACGGAAGTGCCGGCGGGGGTGTCGGCCGGCACGACGGTCGCGCTGTGGTGCGACGACCGGGGCAGGGCGGTCCGTGCCCCGATGTCCCCGGAGGAGGTCCGCAACCGTTCCGTCGGCTGGGCGGCTGTGGCGGGCGTGTCGGTGGCTGTGGCGGGGGCGGTCGTGTACGCCGTCGTAGGCCGGTTCCTCGACCGGCGGCGGCTGGCCGAGTGGGACGCCGCGTGGGCGGCGGCCGCCCCCCGCTGGTCGGCGTCGGCCTGA